From the genome of Haloplanus sp. XH21, one region includes:
- a CDS encoding Zn-dependent hydrolase, which translates to MEGWVMSVAEGAYQRVSKDRLREDITETGKFGEVVTEQGHGRTVLTGTEANRQAREYFIDRLEAAGLDVRVDAVGNIVGRWVPESADPTAPAIACGSHIDSVPEGGIFDGVLGVYSGLEAVRALQEAGIELDRPIEVVCFTEEEGARFSNGVLGSSVASDQRSVEEALELEDDDGVTLESALDDIGFRGSGRLDASEWDSWLELHVEQGERLQDAGAAVGIVSAITGTIRCSVEIQGEADHSGCTAMADRTDALTAASELVLEVESATKDVVAKNGETVVGTVGKLDVSPNAINVVPGRAELGIDIRDIQYGPMEEIVGRVQDCLSELEAERGVGTTFERPYDIAPSKMSDRCNAALQKAVSTIGASALDLHSGAGHDTMHIASVTDTGMLFAPSHGGFSHSPREWTDWDSCATATRVLAAGLADLAHD; encoded by the coding sequence ATGGAGGGATGGGTTATGAGTGTAGCAGAAGGAGCGTACCAGCGCGTCAGCAAAGACCGACTCCGAGAAGATATCACGGAGACCGGGAAATTCGGGGAGGTTGTAACTGAACAGGGACACGGTCGGACTGTACTCACAGGAACAGAAGCGAACAGACAAGCGCGGGAGTATTTCATCGACCGCTTGGAAGCGGCAGGGCTCGATGTCCGCGTTGACGCAGTGGGCAATATCGTGGGCCGCTGGGTTCCCGAGAGCGCCGATCCGACGGCACCAGCAATCGCCTGTGGGAGCCATATCGACTCTGTTCCCGAAGGAGGAATCTTCGATGGGGTGCTCGGCGTCTACAGTGGGCTTGAAGCCGTACGGGCGCTTCAAGAGGCAGGTATCGAGCTGGACCGACCGATCGAAGTTGTCTGTTTCACTGAAGAGGAGGGAGCAAGATTCTCGAACGGCGTGCTCGGATCCTCCGTTGCGAGCGATCAGCGGAGTGTCGAAGAGGCACTCGAACTCGAAGACGATGACGGGGTCACGCTCGAATCGGCGCTCGACGACATTGGGTTTCGAGGCAGTGGACGATTGGATGCGAGTGAGTGGGACTCCTGGCTCGAACTGCACGTCGAACAGGGCGAGCGCCTCCAAGACGCGGGAGCCGCGGTTGGGATCGTCTCCGCAATCACGGGAACCATTCGATGCTCGGTCGAAATCCAGGGCGAAGCGGACCACTCGGGCTGTACAGCGATGGCGGACCGAACGGACGCCTTGACCGCCGCAAGCGAACTCGTCTTAGAAGTCGAGAGCGCAACGAAAGATGTCGTCGCGAAAAACGGCGAGACCGTCGTCGGAACAGTCGGTAAGCTCGACGTTTCACCGAATGCGATCAACGTCGTTCCAGGACGGGCCGAACTCGGCATCGATATTCGCGATATTCAGTACGGGCCCATGGAAGAGATCGTCGGGCGTGTACAAGACTGCCTCTCGGAGCTTGAAGCAGAGCGGGGCGTCGGGACCACGTTCGAGCGCCCGTATGATATCGCTCCGAGTAAGATGAGCGATCGCTGCAACGCGGCGTTACAAAAAGCGGTGTCGACGATTGGAGCCTCGGCACTGGATCTCCATTCAGGCGCTGGCCATGACACGATGCATATCGCGAGCGTCACTGACACCGGGATGTTGTTCGCGCCCTCTCACGGCGGATTCTCACACAGCCCCCGCGAGTGGACGGACTGGGACAGTTGTGCGACAGCAACAAGGGTGCTGGCAGCGGGGCTCGCGGACTTAGCGCATGACTGA
- a CDS encoding DUF3830 family protein, whose protein sequence is MTQLEFDIDGEVFVADLLEDEAPESIDALREFLPLESELMHVRWSGHATWVNIDEIDLPEIPRENHTVYPSRGDILLYPGYRNEQELLVPCGPTCFKSPAGELAGNHIATLNASREKLAEIEEETLQSGVKDIVVREV, encoded by the coding sequence GTGACGCAACTAGAATTCGATATCGACGGAGAGGTGTTTGTAGCCGACCTGCTCGAGGACGAGGCGCCTGAATCGATCGACGCACTTCGGGAGTTCCTGCCACTCGAATCAGAACTCATGCACGTGCGCTGGAGCGGCCACGCGACGTGGGTCAACATCGACGAGATCGACCTCCCGGAGATACCGCGCGAAAACCACACGGTCTACCCCTCCCGGGGAGATATCCTGCTGTATCCAGGGTATCGGAACGAGCAGGAACTCCTTGTTCCCTGTGGACCAACCTGCTTCAAGAGTCCTGCGGGAGAACTCGCTGGCAACCATATCGCGACGCTCAACGCATCGCGAGAGAAGCTCGCCGAAATCGAGGAAGAGACGCTTCAGAGCGGTGTGAAGGATATCGTTGTGCGAGAGGTTTAA
- a CDS encoding cytosine permease, which translates to MLIVLLAYTVYVVVNTQGLATESLTYSGTWGLPFFTIVAAHVGTALTGALNAADISRHLEKRRGLGNHIWGHLLGIAPAMMYMALVGLIFGISTDTANPVYAIMEVAPSPMIGVAMLVFVLAAQISSNLTLNIVPPVHVLQDALDVSWERGLVITGILSIASFPWVLFSGGEIYFLFINAYSVPLGPVLGVLLADYWLFRAGDTSINSLYDKSRDSKFWFINGVSVTAVASVLIGSGASLLMMDLSWMIGLPVGFLAYVVLRKVDLDQQTADYLSETEAPAAD; encoded by the coding sequence GTGCTCATCGTTTTGCTCGCGTACACGGTCTACGTCGTGGTGAACACCCAGGGCCTCGCGACGGAATCGCTCACGTACTCGGGTACGTGGGGACTCCCTTTCTTCACGATCGTGGCGGCACACGTCGGGACCGCACTTACCGGTGCGCTTAACGCGGCCGACATCAGCAGGCACTTAGAGAAACGACGCGGGTTGGGCAACCATATCTGGGGTCACTTGCTCGGGATCGCCCCCGCGATGATGTACATGGCGCTCGTCGGACTCATCTTCGGAATCTCGACGGACACGGCGAACCCGGTGTACGCCATCATGGAGGTCGCCCCGAGCCCGATGATCGGCGTCGCAATGCTCGTGTTCGTACTAGCTGCGCAGATTTCCTCGAACCTCACGCTCAACATCGTCCCGCCAGTTCACGTGCTGCAGGACGCACTTGACGTTTCGTGGGAACGAGGGCTTGTTATCACGGGAATTCTGTCCATTGCTTCGTTCCCGTGGGTGCTGTTCTCCGGTGGCGAGATCTACTTCCTGTTCATCAACGCCTACTCCGTGCCGCTCGGTCCGGTGCTCGGCGTGTTGCTGGCCGACTACTGGCTCTTCCGGGCGGGCGACACATCGATCAACTCGCTCTACGACAAGAGCCGCGATTCGAAATTCTGGTTTATCAACGGGGTGTCGGTCACGGCGGTTGCCAGTGTGCTCATCGGTTCAGGAGCAAGCCTGTTGATGATGGACTTGTCGTGGATGATCGGTCTTCCCGTGGGGTTCCTCGCCTACGTGGTGCTACGGAAGGTAGATCTCGATCAGCAGACCGCCGACTACCTCTCGGAGACAGAGGCCCCCGCAGCAGACTGA
- a CDS encoding sodium:solute symporter family protein, giving the protein MVSTDTLIITGIPLIYLGFALWIGIRSRGEADQSTTEGFVAGDRRIGTIVLFFIMAAANNSAFAFLGGPGFAFDQGAIAYYIIPYSAFGLAMWYVLGPKVSRLGRKMGYVTQAEFVSDRFDSRWISVIMAIASVAAFIPYIVVQIKGVAFILNEASNGLIPFWLSGMLPFLIIGFYVITSGMMGVGWSNVLQGIMMLALAWFLGLYLPSELHGGIQPMFETIAATNPSHLVVGLPEMSIARYSSFIVVSALGSIMWPHLFMRAYTAEDESTIKKTAVLYPLFQFIIVPILLIGFAGVTVVEPGILDSPDRILPYLVTNLDINPVVIGLFFAGALAATMSTADAIVHASVSVSIRDFYKPLFNPEGEDLDETFWMKILVFPTLAVAYYFAIFSSINIVPLQAAAYGSIIQFLPLILGTLYWPRATKEGALAGIFSGTLVTAIFTFVVPTPLSIHAGLWGLLVTTVLFIVVSLVTDVEDPEFVREMIRTTRPDLSSSKGEQQPSGTVADGGKVTNENHE; this is encoded by the coding sequence ATGGTATCCACGGATACTCTGATCATTACCGGCATACCCTTGATTTATCTAGGCTTTGCCCTGTGGATTGGTATTCGCAGTCGGGGCGAGGCTGACCAAAGTACCACAGAAGGATTTGTTGCCGGTGATCGCCGAATCGGTACAATTGTATTGTTCTTCATTATGGCCGCAGCTAATAACAGTGCCTTTGCCTTCCTCGGCGGACCTGGATTTGCGTTCGACCAAGGGGCGATTGCATATTATATCATCCCTTATAGTGCATTTGGGCTCGCGATGTGGTACGTCCTAGGGCCCAAAGTATCGCGTCTTGGTCGCAAAATGGGCTACGTGACGCAGGCGGAATTCGTGAGCGATCGATTTGATAGCCGATGGATTTCAGTTATCATGGCGATCGCCTCTGTTGCGGCCTTCATCCCGTATATAGTAGTGCAAATAAAGGGTGTTGCCTTCATTCTCAACGAGGCTAGCAATGGGCTCATTCCGTTTTGGCTTTCGGGGATGCTTCCCTTCCTCATCATTGGATTCTATGTGATCACAAGCGGAATGATGGGTGTTGGGTGGTCAAACGTCCTGCAAGGGATAATGATGCTTGCACTCGCATGGTTCCTTGGCCTGTATCTCCCGTCCGAGCTACATGGAGGAATACAGCCAATGTTCGAGACGATCGCCGCAACTAATCCATCACATCTGGTGGTCGGGCTCCCAGAGATGTCGATAGCACGATATTCGAGTTTCATCGTTGTCTCGGCTCTGGGGAGTATTATGTGGCCGCACCTGTTCATGAGGGCCTACACCGCTGAGGACGAATCAACAATTAAAAAGACTGCTGTCCTTTACCCACTCTTCCAATTCATTATCGTCCCGATTCTCTTGATCGGATTTGCCGGTGTTACCGTCGTCGAACCAGGTATTCTCGACAGTCCCGATCGAATTCTCCCATATCTTGTTACTAACTTAGACATAAATCCGGTCGTGATCGGATTATTCTTCGCTGGAGCACTCGCAGCAACGATGAGTACCGCCGACGCAATCGTTCACGCATCCGTGAGCGTTTCTATCCGGGACTTCTACAAGCCACTGTTTAATCCGGAAGGAGAAGATCTGGATGAAACCTTCTGGATGAAGATTTTGGTCTTCCCGACACTGGCTGTCGCATATTACTTTGCGATATTCAGCTCGATTAATATCGTGCCGCTGCAGGCCGCTGCGTATGGTTCAATTATCCAATTCCTTCCGCTTATCCTTGGAACACTCTATTGGCCCCGTGCCACAAAGGAGGGGGCATTGGCTGGAATCTTCAGTGGCACTCTAGTAACGGCGATCTTTACCTTTGTCGTGCCGACACCGCTGTCAATACACGCAGGATTATGGGGGCTTCTAGTGACGACAGTGCTCTTCATCGTGGTCAGCTTGGTGACTGATGTCGAGGATCCCGAGTTCGTACGAGAGATGATTCGCACGACTCGACCCGATCTCTCGTCGTCCAAAGGGGAGCAGCAACCGTCAGGCACTGTGGCGGATGGAGGGAAAGTCACTAACGAGAACCACGAATAG